A window from Peromyscus eremicus chromosome 1, PerEre_H2_v1, whole genome shotgun sequence encodes these proteins:
- the Aen gene encoding apoptosis-enhancing nuclease codes for MVLEAPESAQCPSLSGLNSKDVVRKRHKRRSRQHQRFMARKALLREQELLNTAPGPGSCPLASPSPTPADTEASGSRRQQRPKARSGRGGPCSKRSVPREAPRPGPSKCVAIDCEMVGTGPCGRVSELARCSVVSYNGDVLYDKYVRPEMPIVDYRTRWSGITRQHMRKAIPFQVAQKEILKLLKGKVVVGHALHNDFQALKYVHPRSQTRDTTYVPNLLSQPSFHTRARVSLKDLALHLLHKKIQVGHQGHSSVEDAMTAMELYQLVEVQWEQEEANNAKAPPEDRGPDSSTDVEQYMEDQYWPDELTQSTSGETRE; via the exons ATGGTGCTAGAAGCCCCCGAGTCTGCTCAGTGTCCATCCCTCTCCGGCCTGAATTCCAAGGATGTGGTTCGGAAGAGACACAAGAGGAGAAGCCGGCAGCACCAGCGCTTCATGGCCCGCAAAGCCTTGCTACGGGAGCAGGAGCTGTTGAACACGGCTCCGGGGCCAGGCTCCTGCCCTCTGGCCTCCCCGTCACCGacaccagcagacacagaggcTTCAGGCAGCAGAAGGCAGCAGCGTCCCAAGGCCAGGTCCGGCCGTGGTGGCCCATGCAGCAAAAGGTCTGTCCCCAGAGAAGCCCCAAGGCCTGGGCCCAGCAAGTGTGTCGCCATTGACTGTGAGATGGTGGGTACAGGCCCCTGTGGGCGGGTGAGTGAGCTGGCCCGCTGCTCTGTGGTGAGTTACAACGGAGATGTTCTCTACGACAAGTACGTCCGGCCTGAGATGCCCATTGTGGACTATCGCACCCGCTGGAGCGGCATTACCCGCCAGCACATGCGCAAGGCCATCCCCTTCCAGGTGGCCCAGAAAGAG ATCCTGAAGCTCCTGAAGGGCAAAGTGGTGGTGGGGCATGCACTCCACAATGACTTCCAGGCCCTCAAGTATGTTCATCCTCGGAGCCAGACTCGGGATACCACATATGTCCCAAACCTGCTCAGCCAGCCCAGCTTCCACACCCGAGCTCGGGTCTCTCTTAAGGACTTGGCCCTGCACCTGCTGCACAAGAAGATCCAG GTAGGTCATCAGGGACACTCATCTGTGGAAGATGCCATGACAGCCATGGAGCTCTACCAGCTGGTGGAGGTGCAGTGGGAACAAGAAGAGGCCAATAACGCCAAGGCCCCTCCTGAGGACAGGGGACCCGACAGCAGCACTGACGTGGAGCAGTACATGGAGGACCAGTACTGGCCTGATGAGCTGACCCAGAGTACCAGTGGAGAAACGCGGGAGTGA